ATGCCGAAGCGGTCGCGGTGATGCTGCGGGACATCGAGCAAGGTGAGCTCGTTTTCAATCTTCTCCACGCCCTTCGGCTTGGTCTGCTGGAAACGATAGCGGAAAAGCAAGGTGCCTAGCGCGATGCGGTCCATCTTGTCACCGCCCTTTGCCTCTTGGGCGAAGAGGGTGGGTGCCATGGAGAAGCTCAGGGCCATGCCCGAGGTTTTTAAGACGAAGGATCGGCGATTCATGATCGGGGTTGTTTTCAGGATTCGGAGAGGGAGTAGACGATGTAGCCGGAGGGGATTTTTTTCGCGAGGTCCTTGTCGATGACCGGCCCCATGTCGCAGATGACGAGGAATTGCTTCCCGCCTGCCTCATACATCGCGGGGAGGCCTTCGGGATTGCGGGGCAGGGGACTGCTCCAGAGCTTTTCCCCGGTCTCCGCGGCATAGGCGTAGACATGGCCATCGAGGCAGGTGGAGAAGATCAGGCCGGTGGATGTGACGACCATGCCTTTCCGCTGCGAGCCGATCGGCAGGCCCAGGTCCTTGCCTTCGGGGCGTGGGATCTTGCGGTCGTGGCCGAGCGGCGTGCGCCACTTGATAACCCCCTTGTTCAAGTCATAGGCGACCATCCACGACCACGGCGGACCCTGCAGGTCGGAATGCTCCAGGCCATAGCCGGAGCTGTAATTCTGCACCGGACCGCCGACTCCGGATGGGTAGCGCCTTGGGGTCCGGTTTCGATCATTGCGGCGCTCGCGGTTGGACTGGGCCTCGGTCAGGTTCACGTTTCCACCGATGGCGGTGTAGATCTCAATGAGCGCCCGGTCCTCCAAGTGCGGGAAGCCAGGCATCACGCCCTTGCCTACGGCGATCGTATTGCTGAATTCCCCGAAGTTGAGCCGCTTGCCGACGTCCACCAAGGAAGGGACATTATCGCGGCCCTGCATCTTCTCGCCATGGCAGGCACTGCAGTAGGTCATGTAGGGTGTCTGGCCTTCGGCGATGGCGACCGGTGGCACGATGCCGGCGGATACCTCCGGCACGGTCTCGCTGGGAAGCGCTTGCTCGGGCTTCAGGCGATACACCGAGGCATACTCCTGGGTGATGATGTAAACGAGGCCGCGTTCCGGATCGGCCGCGGTATTGCCGCGATTCGCGCCGCCCACGGCACCCGGCACCGCGATCGTCTCGTATTGATCCGAGAGCGGTTCGTAGAGGCCCACCTTTGCCGCGGCGAAGCGCTTCCTCCATTGCTCTTTCTTCTCGGCGGAGAAGTAAGGATTCAGGTCGTCGATGCTCAGCGAGTGGCGCGTAAAAGGCGGAACGACGGTCGGAAATGGCTGTGTGGGCCATGACTTCTCGCCCGGCATGGTGCTCTGCGGGACCGGGCGTTCCTCAATCGGCCACAGCGGTTTGCCGGTGAGGCGCTCGAAGACATAGAGGAAGCCTTGCTTTCCCGCGACGGCGACGGCTTCGACCCGCTTCCCATCATGATCGACTGTGATCAATTGGGGGGCCGAGCAGAAATCGTAGTCCCACAGATCATGGTGCACGGCTTGGAAATGCCAGAGCCGCTTTCCGGTGCGCGCATCGAGAGCCAGAATACAGTTCCCGAAGAGGCCTTCCCCGATGCGGTCCGCACCATAGTAATCGTAGGTGGGTGATCCCAGAGGCACGAAGGCGATGCCGTGCTTCTCATCGATGGTGATCTCTCCCCAGCAGTTCACACCGCCGATGTATTTATAGGCATCGGCAGGCCAGGTCTCGTAGCCATACTCGCCGGGCTGGGGGATCGTGTGAAAGGTCCACGCCAGCTTCCCGGTGACGACGTCATAGGCGCGCACATGCCCGGGTGCGGTAAAGTAGCCCTCTCCGGGAGATGAGCCGAGCACGATGAGATTCTCAAAGATCTGTCCGGGTGTGGTGCTCTGCACGCGATTGATCGCGGTGGGATCTCTTCCCAGCCCCTCCTTCAGCGAGGTGGATCCATTGTCGCCAAAGCTGGAGATGGTTTCACCGGTCCGGGCATCAATCGCCTCCAACATATTCCGGCGGCAGATTAGCAGGCGGCGATCCTTGCGATCCTTGCTCTCCCAGTAGTTGAGGCCGGTCTTGATGATCCCGTTCATGCCGGGGCGCGACCAGATCTCCTTGCCCGTGGCGGCGTCAAGGGCGACGAGCGATTCTTCCTTTCCGAGCAGATACATCACCCCATCCACGATGAGGGGATTGAACATGTAAGGGGCATCGCCGGCGGCGTAGGTCCATGCCACCTCCAGCTTCCCGACGTTTTCCGGCGTGACCTGTTTCAGATCGACGTACTTCGATTGATCCGCGCGGCCGCCATACTGGTGCCATGGTTGCTCCTTGGCTGGCTTGCCGTCTTGGGCAAGCGCCGTTCCATAGGTCAAAATCGTGATGTAAAGCAGGCAACGCACATGGGGGCTACGACCTTGCTTTCACCTTTTTTCAGGGCTGACAAAGCACCGCGGATGACACGCGGTGAGGAAGAAAGATGGAATAATCGGCCTGCGTTTCCGTAGGGGCTAAATCGGAGTGCCTAGGCGACGGATCGGGAAGACGTCGACATCGACCTGATCTGCCCAAAGCATCGATTCTGGTATAGCGTTTGGCTCGATCAGGCCATTCCACTTGATGGGCAGGCTGGACCACTTTTCACAGGTGGCAGGGGCCCATCGATAGGGGGCGTGATGGACCCTTCCGCTGAAGAGTTGGTCATGCCTGTCCCCGGAAAAGAGGACATAGCGTTCGAGCAGGAAAAACTGCTCCGAGCCAGGTTCTGCGATGGCCAGATCACCCTTCGGTCCGTAGTGGAAGACAGCATCGCCCTCCTCTCCATCGCGACGGCAGTGATAGGTGGTCGCCGCGATGGTGCCGCCGCTGTGCATGCGAGCGTGGTGGTAGGGGAGGAAGAAGAGATTCCTCGCGAGGGTGACGGCGACGGGTTGATTGCAATCGAGCGAGAGGAACCACACCCCGGGTGTGCCTTCTTCATCATGTACGTAGATGCGGACATTCAGCTCAAGGAACCATGAGAGCCACGGAACGGCGGGCAGATAGGTGGGCCGGATGCGCTCCATGAAAAAGGGCACAACGCCGATCCACGCGGTGCCTTCATGCAGATCGAGGTGTAGGCCACGAGGAAGAAGAGGCCTGAGCAGATCCGGATCCGCCCGCCAATGCAGGAAGAGCAGGCGCGACCAGCGCTGCTTCATCACGGGACGTCCTGGAGGACGTTCACGTGCGGCAAGCCGCTGGTCGAGGTTGGGCGGAAGCATCTCAGGAAAGATTGCGGGAAAATCGCCCCGGGTCGATTCCGGGGAGGGCTGAAACTCGAAATTCACGATCGGATCGCCGCGTAGCTTCCTGCCCATGAGGTTTCTCTGTTGTTGGATAATCGCACTCTTTTCGACGGCTCTCTGCCGGGCGGAGAGCCCTCGCGAATTGCCGATGGGGCCGGAGACCGCGCCCTTGCCCGCGTCGCATTTTCCGAGCGCGGCTCATGCCGTGGTCTGGAGAAACTGGACCTTGGTTCCTCCTGCCAAGCTGGCGGAAATCCTGGAATCCACCGAAAGCGAGGTCGTTTCCGCAGCGGTGTCCATGGGCTTGCCTGCGGAGGCCTCCGTTTCCCCGGAGTGGGCGCGGCGCGGCTACATCACGCTGCTGAGGAGGAACTGGCACCTGCTCCCCTACGAGCAATTGCTTCCTCTGTTAGGGATGAGCCAGGACCAACTGGCCTTTTCACTCCGGGAGGACGATTTCCTTTTCATCAAGCTCGGCAGCCGCAAGCCGCGCTGCCCTCACGTCACGATGCCAGTTCGCACGGAAGAGATCCGGGCGGCTGAAGGTAGGATCGGTCGCTTGGTGAAGGAGCGCTTCGGAGCTTTGGGGGAAGTCTCCGGAGAAGCGCCGTTCTCTTTTATTCACGAACTCAGCCAACTCCCAGCTTCGGGCATGGCCAAGCCTACAGGCGATTGGCGGAAGGCTCCTCCGCGAATCATCTATTCGTACTTCGCGACCTTTGGCGATCCGCTTGCGGATGGCGCGCCGGATCCCTTTCCGGATGGATTGCTCGCCCGCTTGGCTGCGGAAGGGGTGAACGGCGTCTGGCTTCATGCCGTGCTGCAACAACTCGCTCCCGGCGGTCCCGATTTCCCGGATTTTGGCCGTGGAAGCGAAGGTCGGCTCGAGAATCTCAAGAGGCTGGTGGACCGCGCGGGCGCACAGGGAATCGCGATCTATCTTTACCTGAATGAGCCCCGCGCAATGCCCGCGGAGTTCTATGCGAAGCGTCCGGAAATGGCGGGCGTCACGGATGGAGATCATCGCGCGCTGTGCACCAGCGATCCCAAGGTGCGCCGCTGGCTGGAGGATGCCAGTGCCCATGTCTTCACAAAGGTTCCAAGTCTCGGTGGCGTGATCACCATTTCCGGTTCCGAAAATCTAACCCACTGTGCTTCCCACGGTCGTCAGCAAGAGTGTCCGCGCTGTGGCAAGCGCGACGCTGACGAGATCACGGCGGAGGCGAATGCCGTCTTGGCCGCAGGCGTGCATCGTGCCGCGCCGGATGCCCGCTTCATTGTCTGGGATTGGGGATGGCATGGGCATGGTGAAGCACCCGGCGTGATTTCCCGCCTGCCGAAGGATGTCTGGCTGCAATCTGTCAGCGAGTGGCA
This portion of the Luteolibacter luteus genome encodes:
- a CDS encoding PQQ-binding-like beta-propeller repeat protein codes for the protein MRCLLYITILTYGTALAQDGKPAKEQPWHQYGGRADQSKYVDLKQVTPENVGKLEVAWTYAAGDAPYMFNPLIVDGVMYLLGKEESLVALDAATGKEIWSRPGMNGIIKTGLNYWESKDRKDRRLLICRRNMLEAIDARTGETISSFGDNGSTSLKEGLGRDPTAINRVQSTTPGQIFENLIVLGSSPGEGYFTAPGHVRAYDVVTGKLAWTFHTIPQPGEYGYETWPADAYKYIGGVNCWGEITIDEKHGIAFVPLGSPTYDYYGADRIGEGLFGNCILALDARTGKRLWHFQAVHHDLWDYDFCSAPQLITVDHDGKRVEAVAVAGKQGFLYVFERLTGKPLWPIEERPVPQSTMPGEKSWPTQPFPTVVPPFTRHSLSIDDLNPYFSAEKKEQWRKRFAAAKVGLYEPLSDQYETIAVPGAVGGANRGNTAADPERGLVYIITQEYASVYRLKPEQALPSETVPEVSAGIVPPVAIAEGQTPYMTYCSACHGEKMQGRDNVPSLVDVGKRLNFGEFSNTIAVGKGVMPGFPHLEDRALIEIYTAIGGNVNLTEAQSNRERRNDRNRTPRRYPSGVGGPVQNYSSGYGLEHSDLQGPPWSWMVAYDLNKGVIKWRTPLGHDRKIPRPEGKDLGLPIGSQRKGMVVTSTGLIFSTCLDGHVYAYAAETGEKLWSSPLPRNPEGLPAMYEAGGKQFLVICDMGPVIDKDLAKKIPSGYIVYSLSES
- a CDS encoding YqjF family protein; translated protein: MLPPNLDQRLAARERPPGRPVMKQRWSRLLFLHWRADPDLLRPLLPRGLHLDLHEGTAWIGVVPFFMERIRPTYLPAVPWLSWFLELNVRIYVHDEEGTPGVWFLSLDCNQPVAVTLARNLFFLPYHHARMHSGGTIAATTYHCRRDGEEGDAVFHYGPKGDLAIAEPGSEQFFLLERYVLFSGDRHDQLFSGRVHHAPYRWAPATCEKWSSLPIKWNGLIEPNAIPESMLWADQVDVDVFPIRRLGTPI